The nucleotide sequence CTAATAGATCGCTCGGCCTGGCGAATTTCCTCAAGACGCTGCTCATCAGATTCTATGGGAGCTAGGGACATATTCATTGGGTAATTCCTCTGGCGGATGAACCACTAGAGTTACCTTAGAACAAAGGAGTCTTGGACTTCTAAGATTTCATGCGACTAACGAGTTGCTTTTCCTGATTGCTTCATCCCTGGGGGATTTGTTTTACAAGGCAATTGGATTGTGAACCGTGACTAACTTTGTCCCATCGGGAAAGGTGGCTTCAACTTGAACTTCAACAATCATGTCTGGGACACCTTCCATCACATCTTCGCGGGTTAAGAGGGTTGCCCCATAGCTCATTAAGTCTGCGACAGTGCGGCCGTCTCTGGCTCCTTCTAAAATTGCGGCACTGATGTAGGCAACGGCTTCGGGATAATTTAACTTCAGGCCGCGGGCCCGACGACGTTCGGCCACCAGGGCAGCGGTGAAGATCAGTAACTTGTCTTTTTCCTGTGGTGTCAGTTGCATTAATTTCTAGACTCCCCAAACTCTGGGTACACAAACAACACGCCCTAAAAATAATACTCGCAATAGCCCCCAAACGGCGATAAACCAGGCCTGGGCTGCCCCCCGATCATGGCCCCGATAGCGACAAATCAGCCCCGCAGCTAACCGACTCACCCCAATATCCGTCAGCGGGCCTGGCCATAATGCTCTGGCGTCCTGAATGATGGTACTGCTAACCTCTTGACCAATGAACACTAAATTTCCCACAACGGGACAGCCATTTAAGCCATGCAGGCCATGAAAATTCTCAGGGGTACCGGGTAGCCATTGCCGATCAATCCAAAGAGGAGTCCCATCCTGCCACACTTCTGTATGGGATCGCCAATTTCCTGCTGTGAAAAATTCTTCCCGAGCCGTGCGTCCAAACCGAGTCATATCCCAGGCCAGCCATAAGCCTCCAGTCGCTAAATTCACCCGCATAAATTGCTGATAGTGAGCCTGGTTAAACATGATTGTGTCTTGGGGTAACCATTCTAAACAGGCCTGGGGGGCAATATTCAGTTCAATGGTTTGGGTGACAGGGTGATTTGGGTTGCGATAGACCTTACTGGCGGCTGCGGTGGTTAACAGAACTTGGGACTGGGCCTGGAGATCGAGTTGGATATTCAGGTGATCCCCGCCCACCATGCCCCCGGCGGTATGCAGCATCACACTATGACAAACTTGAGGCGATTCAGGATAAAAGGGGCGTTGAATTCTC is from Synechococcus sp. PCC 6312 and encodes:
- a CDS encoding urease accessory protein UreD, which produces MVQPILQNNQLIGKPDFSTWQGDLWLNYRWHNDRTEITQAYAKAPLRIQRPFYPESPQVCHSVMLHTAGGMVGGDHLNIQLDLQAQSQVLLTTAAASKVYRNPNHPVTQTIELNIAPQACLEWLPQDTIMFNQAHYQQFMRVNLATGGLWLAWDMTRFGRTAREEFFTAGNWRSHTEVWQDGTPLWIDRQWLPGTPENFHGLHGLNGCPVVGNLVFIGQEVSSTIIQDARALWPGPLTDIGVSRLAAGLICRYRGHDRGAAQAWFIAVWGLLRVLFLGRVVCVPRVWGV
- the ureA gene encoding urease subunit gamma; protein product: MQLTPQEKDKLLIFTAALVAERRRARGLKLNYPEAVAYISAAILEGARDGRTVADLMSYGATLLTREDVMEGVPDMIVEVQVEATFPDGTKLVTVHNPIAL